The genomic region CAAGTCAATTCTGACAATGGCCAATAGTGTCACacttgtccttttttttttttgtctaaacactgcttaaaaataaattttaacagCATGTATAAGAGAACAATATACAGCTGAACTTtgaaagtcaaacagaatccgttctagaagtccgttcaacctctaaaacatttgaaaaccaaagcgtgacttctgattggctgcaggaagctcctgcagccaatccgaagctgcggaagccccatcggacgtttaCCGGCAGTTTCCAAGAGAATGTTCAAAAAACGGaaaactcacttccgggtttgcggcgttcaagagccaaaacattcaagaactaagctgttcgaaaaccaaggtatgactgtaattattTTGATGGGTCTAAATAGAGATTTCAGTCTTCCTCAGCAACCCGCAGCAAATGATTAAAATAACTACAGGCCTTTCATCAAGGCCTTTTTGTATCTTTAGCTACATCCCATGATCTGAAAAATCAAAGCAGCAAAAATGAAGTTATACTGGGCTGGGCCAAATATATTTTTCCAGAGAGGAGAGGTACTAGCcaatgtttgtttgattgtttgccAATGTGGAAAATCTGGACCTCTGAAGCTTGTGAAGTCATAGTGATGTATTTGCTGATAAGCAGCAAGAAACAAacaattttccaaaaataaaaggaaggaatCTAAAGACAGCAATACAAATTTTTTACAGTTAAAGCTGaagaggttttgtttgtttgtttgtttgaaggtgCTTCTGTGCAGTGATATATCATGATACTCCTAAAACACTTTAAGAACTTGATTGTTCTTCCATTCTTTAGTCTGAAGGCAGATAAAGTGAATCCCCACTTAGGCAGGGTTTACGTTCTAGTGCCACACAAACATAAGTGAAATTCGCAAACGTAGGGAGCACCCTCTAAAGAGCCTTTAAATTAtctctctgctcctctctctccactccaGATCAAAAATACTGCaactaaaatatccacaactggaattgaagctctggggttgGCAGGAGGCTGGTGGAAGTGTGGgaaagctgttgctgctgcactacaatggtgctgtggtctaaaccaccgagcctcttgggcttgtcgattggaaggttggcggttcgaatccccgcgacggggtgagctctcgttgctctgtctcagctcctgccaacctagcagtttgaaagccgaccagtgcaagtagataaataggtagccctgcagcgggaagttaaacagcgtttctgtgggctctggtttccatcacagtgtctcgttgcgccagaagtggtttagtcctgctggccacatgacccagaaagctgtctgtggacaaacgccggctccctcgcctttaaagtgagatgagtcctttacctttttacttttacaATGCTGTTAGGCacggaggctgagcagcctaaagaAAGCCCCGCTGAATTGCCGGTCTCTTCTCTGCCCTCACTGAAGCCTCTTtcggctctggggagggtctccccACAAGCCATGGGGACCCTtcagctctctcccaccatttcctgATACAAATGTAATTATTTCCCAGCGCCATCCGTATACACAGTCGCGCACAAGTAGAGGGGTGCCTGTATTCTTTTCAAGGGGCTTTCCCTAACAAATTTCCCATTGAATAGAAATCAAAATGGACTGGAGCACTGTGGCTTATCTAATTACCTAGCAGGCACGACGATGTTTTTTCCCAACCCGAATCTGTGTTAAAAGGACACAGGACTGACAGATGGATTTCTGTGAAGCATTTATACCTGGTGGGATCccgagagatggggagagagagaacctctGCTCATGAAAAGGGTTTTACAGATCGATGGAGGGAAAAACTAAAGAGCCCTCATGTGTGTGTACATGAGTTTTATTTCCAAAGACATCCACGAAGCAAACAAAAGAATCCTTTTCCTGTGGAGTTTTCCCTCACATCAAATCTATACATTTTAGCCGACTGTCATATTTCCTCTCGCCCCTCAGCACTTGACCGAACCATTAGGATTACTGCTTAGAGAAAAGGCTACTCTTGGAGATTAGTGAGAACCATATTGTGAGAGACTTTGAAAAGATTAATGGAAATTTAAACCACAGGAGAGCTCTTcctcatagatttttttttaatgtagatgaACTAAATTTGGATTAGTTGCTCTTCGGTTGTGAGATATTACATATGAAGTAGTGCCTTCTGGCAGCATCTAGATGAGCTTCTGTATTTCTATGCATTGTCTTATTTGAATCCAGATAGTCCAttacatttaaatttattttcattaaaagcaCATGGTTTATGAATTAAGGCCATCGCGGAGGACTGCCGATGGCTCAAGCATTGTCCAAAAGAAGAATGATGACCCATATTTGGCTACCGCTCGCTTTTGTCTTAACGTTCAGAAAGAAAGCTACACTTTGTCATGccttttatagagaaaagttaatttacttttaaaaaccttATACGCTTTCTAGTTGACGGGGAACATGATGGAAGGTTTCAGATTTACGGATGTGAACTTACAGGACATTTCCAACTTGGCGGAAAGGAAAAGAGACCAAATGGTGTAATCCCCCAAATAAAGCATAAATCTATTATGAAACGTATCCAGCAGAGATCTTGGAAGTCCAACAAGAGGCTATATTGTTAGCAGGTTGTTTATGGTTTCTCTTCTTGACTGATTCATAGCTTGACTCATTCAACATTCTTTACCCCAGAGCCTGCATTACTGCTTGAAATTATTGTAAAGGGGAACAGCTTGATCATCCATGATACACATCTATCCATGGAAAATGGACTGGAGGATAAAGCCTTAGCTGGGTAAAACACAGGTAATGTTCCGAGATATTCCTTTCCCATGACCCTCTAGTAAGCGTTGCCTTTTCTTTCTCCGTGACTTGGAAAAGGTTTCACTTGCTCACAATTATCTGGGGCCtcctataatatttttttttggggggggtacatTCAAGTTGCATTATTACTTACTGAAtcacttttattattttaccattatTACAACTACTACAGCAGCCGTCGAGGGCAAGAAGGATAGTTCGCCATGGTGTGCAAATGCTTTAAACATATCATTCGCTCCCTGACGATACTGCAAAGGGCAACCCACTAGAAAACACTTAAGCCACACATTCTGGGGTCTAGCTAGCAGCATCAATGGAATTGCTGTGGGGAACATCAGAGGAACTAGCAGTGCTTTCCATGACAGGAAAACATTGCAATTTAGTAACACCGATGTATCAATTTGTAACAAAAATTCGAGGAGATCAAAATTagagtaccggtatatatatacagtcgtacctcatgttgcgttcgctgcgggttgtgaacggtgtgggttatgaacgcgctgaacccggaagtactggaacgggatacttctgggtttggcggttcgcgcatggGCAGACACATCAAATAACatcatgcgcatgcgcagaagcgccgaattgtgacccgcgtgtgcgcagaagcagcgctACCTGTTGTGGACTGCTCatgatgtgaacggggctccggaacagatcccgttcacatccagaagtaccactgtataacagatatattatatattattatatataatatacatacatacattctttaattcgaccgtcagtcagaaaaaaatacatttgtacagaattttaaaaaaaacctctgaaggaactttgaagggaaaaaaaggaaaaacataacccacaatggagctaaacagatagccccatatcaatatatatatatatatatatatatatatatatatataatatgttaCTGTGGAACTTTTTGACTGTTAGTTGAAACAACTTCACAGTTATATGGTTTatgacgtcccattccataacaacaacaacaacaatttttttataccccacccatctgactgggttgccccagccactcggggtggCTTCAAACATAtggtatataaatacataataaaacattcaacatttttttaaacttccctgtacaggggggtcttcagatgtcttctaaaagttgtatatacaggtaggtagccgtgttggtctgccatagtcaaaacaaaataataataataataattccttccagtagcaccttagagaccaactaagtttgttattggtatgagctttcgtgtgcatgcatgtatctgaagaagtgtgcatgcacacgaaagctcataccatactaaggtgctactggggaaaaaagttgtatagttacttatctccttggcttgggggtcgcataactccatagactccaatatttctccaatgcaaACAGGGACATCCAgggcttcttctctttttttgcagctggaactcaccggaactcagttctggtacctctcaggtgggtgccactgctaTTATAAGATGACAAGGGAAGCAGGACTTTCCGAGataaaataagaaaccaggacagtttctgtaaatccaagactttccctggaaaatagggacacttggagggtctgatttaTGAATTCAGGCAAATGCAACAGACAAATGTTTTAGTAGCTGCTGTGCCTTCTCAGTGTTAAGGACAGGATTTACTTTGTCTTATTATTAcaagtgttttatttcttttgtcttGTGCAGAATCAACTTAATGTAACACATGCGGCTGTACAATGTGGCAACACCAATAGTTATTGCTATGAATGCtgaatcaaaaaaaaaaagtttggaagaATGACAGTGAGGTGACCGACAAAAAACCACGCAAAAgcccaatcctatacatgcttactcagaagtaagccccacagtggtgagtggggcttactcccaggtaagtgtgtacagatTGCAGCTGAAATGTTATATATGCAGAAATGCTCAACATAAAAATTTGGCTACACTAGTTAttttactctctttttttaaaaaaaaagttttaaaacaattaaacatcTGCCTATAGCTTACCATGTTTTTACATACATATTCCTCCTATTTTTTCCCCcaggattaaaaaaaagacactaaaaaaacagaaaaacagaaaaaaaaacaccacaaaaaggCAACATTGCTGGGACCTCAGTGTTAGAACTTTGCAAATGTGCTCGGATCTATCACAGCTGCCCTCTGTTTTAGGATCTTGTACCTATTTATCCCAGAGAGCTTCgttgtttttaaaggaacaacAGGTCAACCAAAAGACAACCACCAAGTCCAAACAAGAAACACTACATAAATCCAGACATCCTGTTAATGGAACATTGTTGACTTCATGGAAACGGCTTTAATGAAAAAGACTCTGagcaaacacaataaaacactccCCAGTGCTGGGAAAGCCCTCGCTAATATCTCCACCAGCTCATCTTTAAGACAGGCTTCAAAATCCACTGTTTCAGACCCTTCCATGCTTTTGTCAGGAGTGGGTTTAAATTCTACCCTTAAAACAAGCACTGGGAAGAAGAGGCCGGGGACTGTGGTGGTATCAAAACGATCAAGTACTGGGTGCACGTCTCAGGATCAGTGGGATCGGCCCGTCATTCCCCCGAGAAGACCTGGCTTCAGGATCTGCCATATCTGTGGCAAAGAGTTTGGGTCACAATCTCTTCCTATCCACGAGCCAAAATGCCTGGAGAAGTGGCAGATAGAAAACGATAGGTTGCCCAAACATCTCAGAAGACCACCACCCGTTAAACCTCAGGCCCTTCCTGGAATATCTCTCGGTACGATGGCTGAAAACGCAGCAGCTACTCAAAGTTACAAGCTCCTACCCTGTGAACACTGTGGCCGTACTTTTCTTCCAGATCGTCTTGCTGTGCACCAAAAGAGTTGTAAACCAAAAGCCAGTTCAGGTCCTTCGAGCTACAGCTCGCCTAAATCACATAGATCCACTGGGCCTGCATCTTCCACCTCAGACAAGGTAAATTAGAAGGCATCAcacctaccaaaaaaaaaaaaaagcaaaattgtTTCCTGTGCAAATTCCACCTTGACATTCCAGTGCCGTTGAAGTTAATGGTAAAACCTTCACTATTGACTTCAATCAAGCTAGGAGATCATTTCAGAGACTATAAATGAGTGAGTAGCCTTAGACAAGCCTAAGGTGACGCCTGGGTCACTTTCCATGTTCTGAATAAGTTATCAGCAGAAATGCAGACTTTGTAGTAAGCACATTGCTTGTGTAAGAAAAACACCACAACCATGGTTTTTGTAGTGGTGGTAGCAGTGATTTAATTAACATGAACTTCAGTGTTTATATAAACCATAttagacatttttttttgtttctaaaatGCTATAGATAACGATGTTCAAGTTTAAGGCTGGTGACTTAACTCAAGTTTGCGACGCAGCACAAATATAGGCAAGCAGATGGCACAGATTTTCCACTTAAACTCATGTAGaaaccataattaaaacaaaaaaagcacttAGAGCCATACCGATATATAATTCTACTTGTGAAAGGACCCATGAAATCCTTTTCATATATTCTGAATGTTGGTTTAATGGCTGTAGACAGATGCTTGCAGTTCTTGTCCTATGGAGTTTGCAAGGAATCCTTCACCTCAGCTTGCCCTctaattgtgatttatttatggGAATTCGGGGGATAAAATATATTTGTCAAGCAGCCGATATGAATAAAAAGGCTGCGAGCATCTGCTAAGTGCTATAAATTCGAAGAATCTATTCCCTTGGAGTACAGGTTTTTACTTTGCATCTCTCTTAGGTTGAATTAACACGTGCAAAGTCAAATAGCATTAGATACTTTTGCGGGAGTTACTCATTTGTACACAAATAGTGTACAAATGGACATTACATGAAGGACACTGCTGAGTGAATTCAAGAAGGTGCCGCAACGTTGTTTGTTGCTTAGCTTTCTAGTCAGAAAGAAGTAGTAATTCTTCTTGTCGTGAGCCAAGGCAGAGAGGACTAAACTCTGGCCGTGTTCTCCGTAGCAACAATTCATGATGTGTTGTTATGTTTCATATATTCCTGGTCTTCTCTTTGTGTTTATTAGCCActtttataacaaagaaaggtcGATTCTAAATGAAAGGAGAAATGGGAGGGAATCTGGAAgacgaaagaaaaagaaaacaaataatctGAGTAATACGATATCCTGTAATTTTAAATCTGAAAGTGACGAAGAAGGAAACTGGACTCAGATATTAACCACCTCCCCCATTTTTAGTTGCTGTAACCTTCCCCAAAATTTGGCCCAAGAATCTACAGAGAATTCACAGCTATCTATAAATTACTGGCGATTCTTTATGTAATTAGGGGGCAATCGTCAACCAGTTCAGGGCACAGAACTACATTCAGAGTCCGTTTCTTCCACCCACCAACCCATCTTGGTGCATGTGTTCATACAAAGTTCACGTAGTAGCAACAACCTAGGATAGAGTTGttaaatttatttgcttataGTAACTATTTTTTAATGTAAGCTTTTTAAAGTATGGCAGGTTTAAAAAGGAGTTTGAGGGCTTTCAGGAGGGGCTCTTGAACAAAAGACTTACTGAAGTATTTCACTGTAGGCATACTACTGAATTACGGCATACTACAATAAGAATTTGTCTCCCTTGGCGTATTCTTGCAATACTTGcatttcctttgtttcttttctctgaaCCTTCTCCTGGGATTAACATCTTCATTGAAATCAGCCAGACAAAACATTTGGGAAGGTGGCACAGCTATATTATAAATCTGAACGAACTTCAAACCAGTTTAAACGTCACGGCTTCCCATTAGAGGATTCGGAGAATTTCAGTGTTGCGAAGGAACTTGGTATGCCCTCAAAAAAAGATAGGTTCCCTTGGAAGAAACTATTACCACTAAATGTGTGTCAATCAAGTTTGCATTTGTAGTATAGAATGCTGAAGAAAGGGATAGACACTTACAACCAAACTCTCTTGAGCCGTACTTACCCAAGTATTGTTGGCTAAGAAGAACATGCTCTGTTCATCAATGGAGGTATAAGATTGATAGGCGTGAAAACAGGTCAGTGGAAACTGCCGTTGGCCTTCCTCTATAAAGTTGGACTGAAGGGGACAAAAAATTAGAAAGGGAAGAGAGTGATAACACAGAGATGGAAGGGAAGTGGGGCTAGCAAAGATCCCGGTTTGAATTGAACAGAAAACATTGGGTATGTGTTCGCACATACACATTTCAATCCCGTTAAGAGCAGGACTGAAGAAATGTCAGACCATAACTTCCACAGTGTTGGAACGCCTGTTCTGAAAGACTCTCTAAAAGGGTCCCTCTGTAAAGAGAGTTGACAAGGTCTGTTCATAAGAATAATCATTGCTGTTCCCCTCAATTAAACAGGGCACAGTGCCCATAGCAGGACAATAAATTTGTCCCATTGTCTTGTTATGCTAGACCTCATTTTCTTCTTGTTCCCTCACCAAGTGTTTCCTGAATGGTAGAGTCAAGCCAGTTTGCCTGTAATGGGTTTGTTAGGCCAAAGTTGTTATTTTGTAATCCAATTGGTACTGGAATGTATGGGCTCATTTGGACTAACCAAGCCTGATTATATCTTCAGTAAACAGCCTAAGCCTCATAGACTTTGGCTGTGCAAGTCAGTTTTGATAGCCCTGTTCTCAAATCCAGCTTAGGACTGTATTGCTGCAAGGGGAATGTAAACAACCCTTAGAAAGATAGTCTCAAAATCCAGTTCTATGCTGCAAAGAAAGGGGGCACAGTTATTTTGTAGGGCATATTTCTCCATTTCCTGCGTAAATCACAATTGCATGTTTTTGATGTCTTTTTCATTGCTCTCTTTGTCAATATATGGTAAAAAAATTCATTCTGAAATTTCATTGGTTGTATCTTGACTATCCGGTACTGCCATCTGCTGTCTTTTCCCTGTTCTATGTCtgtttccaaaataaaagcatattttggCCTGCTGTCTTTTCTCTGTCACTGCACAGAACCAAAGGTCCAAATCTTTTTCTACTTCAatcttcgccaacctggtgccttccagatgttttggactccaactcccaatggCCGTTTGTTGGccgaaatatctggagggcaaagtcTGTTCTATGCTGTCATTAGAAGCTGAGCCACTGGATCCATGTTTTCCCGAAATGTGAAGAGTGGTgcctgggggggaggggtggcagaCTTTTGAACCCTCTGTGCTTCCTATCCTTATCTCTGCACTTAATTTCCAGCATTATTTCATTGTAAAAACCTTTCGTCAGGAGAAAAAtagtgttgcacaccaccccaatcctTTGGAATGAGGGTCAGTGGAGACTGTAGTGTCTCTATGATACGTGGTTTATTTactcatatatacaacctgagcctatgatggaaggattcacagcattaacacaccAAGAGGGattggattccaacagaaatcaggcatggccctCACTCCTTGGCTTTGcagcctgctccttccttccagcttctagctcacatcactcagCTCCCAACTCTTTGTCTTTCTAACGAACAGACAAGTTGAGGGAGGGGGGCATACCCATGTGTCCTCTGGctcagagccacttcctttgttacctcaACGACCCATACTTATGCCAATAGTCCAGCTATTCCAGGAACTGAATTAGAAGGGGCccaggcatacagcctaccccccaaaaaaaccccaccactcATAACAATAGCTTTTGCGGTCATTCCATCCAATATGTccaaaagaagaaagcaattaTAAGGGCATGCTTGGCCTGGTTACAGTGGGAGGCAAGTTGAATTATGTTTGCTTCTGTGTGTCAAAGAAAGGTGAGGAAATTGTGGTATAACATGCAAAGCCAGAGGAAAAAAGATTCAGCAGTCAACGGAAAATCTTTCTTTTCAGGTCACGTACTGTATTGTTCCATCTCTTCCCTCTTTGTTGCTGCCCCTGGGGACAGGAATCGGGGTGGGGACAGCAAGAGGAAGACTGGGGCCTGGAAGCTCTGGGGCTTGGCAGTGGGGCACCTTGGAGGATGCAAATGCCTGACAGCAATGCCAACTCCAGGTGCTGCCAATGGTTTAAATCATGCCTTATTGGGGTAATAGCATGTACAAGTTATCAGAACGGAGACTGAGAAACAAATAAACTCTCCTATTCTCCTTCTACTGAAAGGGAAACTTCCAGCCCATCAAATTTTCTTCAGTTTTCTCCATTTTCCCATTCTGCCCTGGCCCCTAACAGTTGGGGATTCCTGTAGAAGAAGAACTCGTGCCTTGCATTCATAAGATTCCAAATTGGCTCttgaaatctcagctaaagggtCTTTCGTACTTACACTAGGAAAGATCACATACGTAAACCCCCTCAAGAATTGTTTCCAGTCACAATTGTGGGTACTTGTCTAGGTAGACCGTGGTCCAGCTTAGTAGAAGTCATTAATCATATCCACCAAGTGCCCTGGGAAAAACGGGACACCCTGTTTTTTCACGTGAGatcatggtggccattttgggttcCACGCTTTTGCACCACAGTCTCTCACGACAAAAATTACTGTTTTCTGGGGTGAGATCACAGCACAGGTCACATGACTCTCCCGGAAGACACACATCCTcgtttttaatttgaaaaagtTCCACGGTATGTCATTTATCATACTGTTTAAACAAGCACCCTCTGCAAACCATTATCCAGAAATAAGCTACacctttctgtttgtttttgtttttgcaataaccCAAGAAGCTACGAGTCCCTTTCTTACCAACATTATCTTGAAGTTTGCCTGCCATGTCCAAAGTACATTTCAAAGGACTATTTGTTCCTAAAGAGTCCATTTGAAAGCGCTTAATATTAACCAATTCAAAACTAAATATAGTAACAGGTGTGAATTTTCTGCCAAGAATTCGCAACTGAATCCATATTTTGCGGCACATTCTCAAAATGTGTTATAAAGCATAAACACCCTGCATCTCCATCCTCCACTTTGTCAGCGGGATTCTTTCCAACAACACAGGCTGCTTGGGTTTTAAATGACTTTCTAAAATCAATTGCCTTTCTTTTAACTGAGCTTGTTGTCCACAGCCTGCATTTGTACGGCGACCCCCAACCGTTATTTGCTACATTTGCGGCCGAGAGTATGGAACTCAATCCATAAGCATCCATGAACCACAGTGTCTGAAAAAATGGCACATTGAGAATGATCAGCTGCCAAAACACTTAAGAAGACCCGAACCCAAGAAGCCAGAGGTCGTATCCATAGGAGGTAAGTTACCATCTCAAAAGATCAACACAGAGACGGCAGGAGAAGGGGCAGCATAAACATCCGTGAAAACCTTGCACATTAATTTCGACTTTAACCGAGCATAGCTAtgccatttacagtggtacctctggttacgtacttaattcgttccggaggtccgttcttaacctgaaactgttcttaacctgaaccaccactttagctaatggggcctcccgctgccgctgcgc from Lacerta agilis isolate rLacAgi1 chromosome 11, rLacAgi1.pri, whole genome shotgun sequence harbors:
- the LOC117055156 gene encoding zinc finger protein 474-like yields the protein METALMKKTLSKHNKTLPSAGKALANISTSSSLRQASKSTVSDPSMLLSGVGLNSTLKTSTGKKRPGTVVVSKRSSTGCTSQDQWDRPVIPPRRPGFRICHICGKEFGSQSLPIHEPKCLEKWQIENDRLPKHLRRPPPVKPQALPGISLGTMAENAAATQSYKLLPCEHCGRTFLPDRLAVHQKSCKPKASSGPSSYSSPKSHRSTGPASSTSDKPAFVRRPPTVICYICGREYGTQSISIHEPQCLKKWHIENDQLPKHLRRPEPKKPEVVSIGAKGYYDLDALNESAWQSAQAQLVPCNICGRTFLPDRLIVHQRSCKPKTPK